The genomic region CAATAGTTTAGGACATACGTCTGGAGAAATGCATTATGCAGTTACATGGATTAGCATGTATTCGAGAATATGCCTTATCAACGAGACGCTTTTGTCacaggacaaaaacatcaatagttTTCCTTTTCGTTTGAATAAAGAACTACGATGCGCATTTCATCAAGAAAGAGACTCTAAGATAAAGAAGACATTTAAAAGAGCGGCACAAGTTATATCAGCCTCCTTGAGTataattggttttaaaaaagttaacaTACTATTTCGTGGAGTGACCACCTTTGAATACAGACACCTTGCATATTTTACTGAATACGGATTCTTTAGTGCTAGCATCAGCCCTAGTGTTGCTCTTAGATTTGCCAACGGCAGTACATTGCTCATTATAAGAGCTATGAATGGTGTACCTATTGCCAAATTTGttcaagaaatgtttaattaccAGAAGGAAGTACTAGCACCTCCTGAATATACCTTTTCGATCGGTAACATTACGACGGACAAAGTAGCGATTTCCTACGTGTTGAAGCCGTATACTTTATGGAAAGATGTTAAACTTCCTACTGAGATCATATACCTGACCTACATTCCTGGAGCGATGAAACAAGCCAGGCCTGATTTCATGACAAACTATTGTTCGGCCGGAATCACTAGCCAAACCAATCGTGGTGAAAAGCCCAGCTTTGCTTCTACGACGATTATGCAAATTACTACAATCTTTTATTTTACTGTTAGTCAAATGGTGATGCGTTAGACAAAAGCATCGATTAAAGCCATTGTCCACTTTTACACGTTTTCGTATTGTACTGTTTAATTTGAACTGCTTTTGTTCTATGTCTAGGTTTTGAATGGTTTTAAGTCATGGCCAAGGTTGCAGTTTTTCTACGACGTCGACGCCGCGGACGATGAGaccaaaacaatgacaaaacgtcgacaattttcttcaaaacacaAATATGCTTATGATCAGCTATACGCACCATGTTTAATTAGAAGTTATAGAATGTTAGTTTCTTATGAATAGTTAGATTAATACTGTTTATTTCCCATAGTTGTTTTCTACATTTGGACGtactttgtttgttttgttttttgattaAAATGTACAAGATAAAATAACTATAATTTAGAAAtctgtttacatttaagtacaACTTAAACAGTATTCGTTAACATAACACTTCTTAAACTCGATCATGAAGACAGCTAAATGCTCATGTTAATGACTGTTGAAACCTTTAGTGGACGGAAACCATATAacgtattcactaacgtcttgattCTGAGTTTCAGACAAAGGCTCAGAAAATGAATTTTGGggtttcaaatgtttatactAGAAgtagttttgataaaatgtgtGTGCCTGATAGTAGGACAGATTCTTTGTAGCACATGCATAATTTACCAGCTTTGCTCCCATA from Mya arenaria isolate MELC-2E11 chromosome 3, ASM2691426v1 harbors:
- the LOC128227918 gene encoding uncharacterized protein LOC128227918 isoform X1, with the protein product MKSHRSALSLAMVVVVVIGWAECDQVGFINEAEATINEVTKVLHIEDCINAAKAKANSLGHTSGEMHYAVTWISMYSRICLINETLLSQDKNINSFPFRLNKELRCAFHQERDSKIKKTFKRAAQVISASLSIIGFKKVNILFRGVTTFEYRHLAYFTEYGFFSASISPSVALRFANGSTLLIIRAMNGVPIAKFVQEMFNYQKEVLAPPEYTFSIGNITTDKVAISYVLKPYTLWKDVKLPTEIIYLTYIPGAMKQARPDFMTNYCSAGITSQTNRGEKPSFASTTIMQITTIFYFTVSQMVMR